The proteins below come from a single Drosophila kikkawai strain 14028-0561.14 chromosome 3R, DkikHiC1v2, whole genome shotgun sequence genomic window:
- the MESK4 gene encoding uncharacterized protein MESK4, which translates to MRMSGTSTSERSNSEDSPSNLCLTEVLRTCANIQSLESLNYEYNDVYLTGPSEGKMISPNPYFSGNISTSSCPSEDVSFTESILEDNGRISLAYENLKTIPRRLADKFAAQTKFLDLSHNDFRNLKFLSFFEDLDTLILDRNVNLDLNTFPYLPSLRILWINNCDIANITDWIHRIERQCPSLEQLSCMGNPGIRTVFGNQGPRDYTLQVLPHLKYLDGLPVCLSSGSGGHTELSSSQGHGQDSTSNSEKQPRSAPALTFKNFFRVKHSRKSRSGRTYGNGSSTN; encoded by the exons ATGAGGATGTCTGGGACATCCACCTCCGAACGCTCAAACTCCGAAGACAG CCCATCGAATCTCTGCCTGACGGAGGTGCTCAGGACTTGTGCCAACATACAGTCGCTGGAGAGTCTCAACTACGAGTACAACGACGTCTACCTGACTGGACCCAGTGAGGGCAAGATGATATCTCCGAATCCGTACTTCAGCGGGAACATCTCCACCAGCAGCTGTCCCAGTGAAGATGTGTCCTTCACGGAGAGCATTCTCGAAGACAACGGGCGTATATCGCTGGCATATGAGAACCTGAAGACCATTCCACGGCGCCTGGCCGACAAGTTTGCGGCACAGACCAAGTTCCTCGATTTGAGTCACAACGATTTCCGAAATCTCAAGTTTCTCTCATTTTTCGAGGACCTGGACACACTCATCCTGGACCGCAACGTAAACCTAGACCTCAACACCTTTCCCTATTTGCCGAGCTTAAGGATCTTGTG GATCAACAACTGCGATATTGCCAACATAACTGACTGGATACACCGCATCGAGCGGCAGTGTCCTTCACTGGAGCAGCTGTCTTGCATGGGCAATCCTGGTATCCGCACAGTCTTTGGTAATCAGGGACCTCGTGACTATACCCTGCAGGTCCTGCCACACCTGAAATACCTGGACGGACTGCCGGTTTGCCTGAGCAGCGGGAGTGGAGGGCACACGGAGCTCTCCTCGTCGCAGGGGCACGGTCAGGACTCCACCAGCAACTCAGAGAAGCAGCCCCGCTCTGCACCCGCCCTCACCTTCAAGAACTTCTTCCGAGTGAAACATTCGAGGAAATCGCGCAGTGGGCGGACCTACGGCAACGGCTCCTCCACAAACTGA